Proteins encoded together in one Dermacentor variabilis isolate Ectoservices chromosome 2, ASM5094787v1, whole genome shotgun sequence window:
- the LOC142572927 gene encoding uncharacterized protein LOC142572927 isoform X2, producing the protein MERKRGSRSWPRSSALPREHARALDARETHELESRFHAQSFGRHTETTVEATSLPSQVGTIYPADSLNGGVLAFVVPGGKLPQDDPGTLLKAAPFRYCSRLSRGFSLNQARQVLQHFICDRERCWFISVPSAISTQHWLETTT; encoded by the exons ATGGAGCGAAAAAGAGGAAGCAGGAGCTGGCCGCGTTCGAGCGCGTTGCCACGGGAACATGCTCGAGCACTAGACGCTCGAGAAACGCATGAGCTGGAATCACGCTTCCACGCGCAGTCGTTCGGAAGGCACACCGAGACTACTGTGGAGGCAACGTCGCTGCCATCTCAGGTCGGGACCATCTACCCAGCAGACAGCCTCAACGGTGGTGTGCTGGCTTTCGTGGTTCCTGGTGGCAAGCTACCGCAGGATGACCCCGGGACTTTGCTCAAGGCTGCCCCGTTTCGGTACTGCAGTCGGCTGTCTCGCGGTTTTTCCCTCAACCAGGCAAGGCAGGTCCTGCAGCACTTCATCTGCGACAGGGAGAGGTGCTGGTTCATCAGCGTTCCATCGGCGATAAGTACT CAACATTGGCTCGAGACGACTACCTGA
- the LOC142572927 gene encoding uncharacterized protein LOC142572927 isoform X1, with translation MERKRGSRSWPRSSALPREHARALDARETHELESRFHAQSFGRHTETTVEATSLPSQVGTIYPADSLNGGVLAFVVPGGKLPQDDPGTLLKAAPFRYCSRLSRGFSLNQARQVLQHFICDRERCWFISVPSAISTKWPGGSPQQRRQIPSGRSQFGDPPVESRNSSRLASAESWRRNRE, from the exons ATGGAGCGAAAAAGAGGAAGCAGGAGCTGGCCGCGTTCGAGCGCGTTGCCACGGGAACATGCTCGAGCACTAGACGCTCGAGAAACGCATGAGCTGGAATCACGCTTCCACGCGCAGTCGTTCGGAAGGCACACCGAGACTACTGTGGAGGCAACGTCGCTGCCATCTCAGGTCGGGACCATCTACCCAGCAGACAGCCTCAACGGTGGTGTGCTGGCTTTCGTGGTTCCTGGTGGCAAGCTACCGCAGGATGACCCCGGGACTTTGCTCAAGGCTGCCCCGTTTCGGTACTGCAGTCGGCTGTCTCGCGGTTTTTCCCTCAACCAGGCAAGGCAGGTCCTGCAGCACTTCATCTGCGACAGGGAGAGGTGCTGGTTCATCAGCGTTCCATCGGCGATAAGTACT AAGTGGCCAGGTGGGAGTCCTCAGCAAAGACGCCAGATACCTAGTGGGCGCTCACAATTTGGCGATCCCCCAGTTGAATCTCGGAACTCCAGCAGGCTTGCCAGCGCGGAGAGCTGGAGGCGCAATAGGGAATAG